One Primulina eburnea isolate SZY01 chromosome 4, ASM2296580v1, whole genome shotgun sequence genomic window, taatataaatatatatatatatatatatatatatatatatatatatatatatatatatatataaatatgtacTCCATGTGGGAATGATATTATTACTTACTCATATACTAAAATTTAAAGTAGTATACTTGCGGTAAGCAAAAAGACCAACACTTCCTGCTGTTGGTGAATTTGTGCAATAAAATATCACTGATGTTCTGGAAGGAGGTAATGATACCAAGCTCGAGCTGATTGAAACACTGATGAGCTGCCTTCACCAAAGTGTTAAGGAAGACCTTGCACATGATTCAGTTGGAGTAGCATTGCAACATGGCTCTGTTCTCAATCGTCCCAGGTGCTCTTTTGGATGCGTTTTCCCATCATACTCTCCCAATCGAGTTGACCTGAAATTAGTTGGCAAGGTCGGCCATTCTCACTCTTCTTCTGCTGCATCTCCTCTCTCAACTCTTCCACCTGACCTGCGAGGCCCCTGTCCATCATATGATAATCACCCTCCTCTTCCTCTCTGTTCTTTGGTCCCATCTTCTTCGTGTTTGGGACGGGCTCCTCCTCTTCGTCCCTGTGATTCGTTGCTTCCTCTTCCTTATCATTGAACCGCTCCTCGACTCAAGGTAAGGCTTCCTTTACTACCTGGTGGACTGCTGCCACAATCATATGGACAAATTGTTCTATAGTTAGATTTCCTACTCGTTGTTTACCCTTTAGAGGCCTGGCTGTTGCGTCAATACATCATCATCCATGTTGTTTTCTGGATTAGTTCTTCGCGTGAACACAATATCTACGCCTTACATCTGGTTCCCACATATGACGCCAATTGATACCACTGAAAAACATTTAGGTAAACGTGGCAACCTTTTGCAGTCGGATCTTCCTTCCCTGTGACTCAGGACCTGAGCTGGTTTCCTGCACAACTGATAAACCAGTGAATGGGCACCGAAAGAGTTTCCAACGTGGCTCCGACAATCAAGTAAATATAAGGAAAATTTAGGAAAATAGACTCCATCAAAAAGTCATTTAAGAAAATAGTCCTCTCACTACAAATGTCATTCCTGCCCctctttaaattattattttaaataataaaaaacctAATATATCACTTAATCTATCACTTAATCCCTAATCTACTCCCCAGCCCCTCTTCTCTTTCCATTCGTTCTCGcccatttcatttcattttcttcttcaactCGGTCTGCTTCCTTCTTCCCTCATATcaagagaaaaataaaaaactgCATTCTTTTTCTTTGCACAATAATATCTTGTCTGAGTTTTGCCTTTTCTGCATTCATGTATATGTGCGTGTAATTTAGGGTTCTTAGTATCAATGTTTTGTTAAACTAGATGCAGGATGAAGGCTTTTTCTATTGCTCAAGCACTCAAAGCAAAAGAAGATGTGGGGGTTACATCATAACAACTTCATACTCGAATGGGATAGGTTATTCTCTTTCTTTATCTTATTACGTAAGATTTGTTTACTTCATATTCCAGTCTATTTTAACAAGAATGTATGTGAATAAACCTTTCCAGAAAATGTATTGGATTGATTAGCTTGTGTCATCTATCATAGAAATTCTTAAGATTATTGTGGGGATTCAAGGGAGAATGTCAATGGCCATTTGCAAATAATAGTCtccaaataaaaaaaagtaaagTCAATGATGGTACGTTACCTCCTCTATATTTGCAAAAAAAATTGCTGAGGAGGTTTACCCGCTGCACACCGAAAAATAGTTGTTGCAGCTTACTATGAGAATAGCATTTTCCGATTAATTACTTGAAACTTTTCACCTGGGCTATTTTATCAACTAATTCACTATAACAGTATTCTGGCAAGAATACCTTATTTTTTTCCCAGAACTGCTATTCTCAAGTCTCAATCGATTTTTATTTATGATTGGTTTGATTTCTATACACAGACTGTTAGATGTTGCTTGAACAATAAAGCTGGATATTTTGACTCAATCCGTGATCTCACATTTGAATTTCCCTCTATTCCACTGTATCAACTTGAAATCCTTGTCAGTTTTTGGATGGATTAAGTATACCATCCATGTCTATATCCAACTAAAGGCATCAACCAACTGAAATTCCTAAAGGAGAAAAAAATCGGAGATGGTTGCACACAAGATTTAGGTATGTTCATTATCGCTTTAGTAATTTCATGAATTTTAACATATTCAGTTTGTTAATGAATTAACCAATAAGAATGTCTGTAGATTGAAATGATtgagttgatgatattattgattGACTTTGTCTCAATCTTTTAATATTAAAGATTTCGTGTAATATGTGAATTTTGAAGTTGTTTATTTTTTTCCGATCAAGATCTCTTCTCTTTGAAACTTCTTGTTGGTAGAACGAAGAATTTCGGAGATGGTTGCACAAAATATTTGGGTATGTTCTTctttttgttttgaaaaatatttatttttgtattgctctttaaatttcatgaatttgacataattgagtatttaatttattgataCTACTAGTTGACTTGATTAATCTTTTTCAGGTTAATCTTCAATCTCAACTATCAAGGGAGAAGTATTTTAGTTGCAAGTTAAGTGTACATTCCAAATATCAAAAAGTCAGTGAATTTATATTAGATTGCTTGAATGAGCAGGACATGGACTTCATGGTTGAAAACACACAATTTGGCAATCTGATTAAGTATGTTGTGGATTATAATTTATCTAGTCAGATTTTATGGTTTATGGTGATGAGACAAGTGTATGCAAAAGACGATGATGAAATGTGGTTTGTTGTAAATGATAGACCAGTCAGGTTTTCTAGAATGGAGTATGCATTGATAACAGGGTTGGATTGTTCTGATAATTTTCCTGAAGAAATAGTAGAAGTTTCAGACTTTTgtgataaatattttcaaggtaGTGATAAAGTATCTGTGAAGGAAGTTGAAATGAAGTTGAAGGATTTGAAAAGTGTGGATGAGTTGTTGAGTATAGAGAGAGTGAAGATGGCTTGTTTGTACTTCGTCTGTGGTGTACTATGACCTATAGCTCCAGTTAAGAATCCTCAAGTTGATAAAGAGATTTTTTGCCTGAttgatgattttgatgtttttaataaGTACCCTTGGGGTACAATAGCTTTCAAAAGAGTTGTTTGTGATTTGAAGCtttatttgaagaaaaaagaagTTGCGTTGAGCAAAAAAGCAGAAAACGGTAAGTCttcgtgtggggacccggacgctaatcaagttcttaatcataaatgggactaattaatcaattaaaaacaaggtctaaattttttttttttttttttttaaatgcggaacgtagtgaaatcaaaccatatatacatatcagtatatatataaaataccagtcctgtatttcaacatttattcaaactagggtttaaaactaaagtcaagtgtttaaccctacatctagtccaagtccggtgccaccactctaatcacgatctagctcttcatctcctcgaccctgaacctgtcccacctgttgtcaagtacacatatagacaagacaacagccggataaaccggtgagaatatactcccagtataaatcaatgaaacatgcaatcatataaacaaatataaagcatgtaatcaggtaacatgaatatgtatcttaatccgaaacataaacaatactcgtagctacattatttaagactagactcaatcctagtctagggatcccggtttccagatgtggtattcctatatcgaattccgtaaaggagagaaccataatctctattactcgatataaccagtgccccggtattcctatatcgaattccgtaatagaagaattccaacccctttactcgatataaccaaatatggtgttcctatatcgaattccgtaatggattccattactcgatataaccatacatccagtgtcctgacctatccgtcatggactgtagctctatcgctagcatcctatcttgtgacatcgtgcaatgtgccgtggcgataccaccactatccggcacggtgtgtcacaagacagttcgactaatacctgtcatctaaatatcaagagcacaagtatattaatcaaataaatgcaaatatcaatgcaataaataaagtatgtgatttagggaaacccaagtccaagccgactcaagtccatctcccaataccacattgacttatacctttctttgcagtctcggtttcccgctcagtcaaagtcctgaccTCAAGGcctgtctggtaatgacaatataaataatcttatgtcaatataccagtcaattccataataatctgatcaatctggatttaattcaaaatcaacggcataacggtacaattccaatatccccgtctataccaattcacccgataatagttacaatccataacccatattcaatacaatctataatcaatccataatccaaatcggtccggtatcaactgattattatcagaaaatcacaacaattccataatcagtctatttcttaatctgacttcgattctacgatgtctaacatatcaagaacaccatatatgagttccattcaattctgacaatagcataatttcaaagcatgtcaaaacgtagcaaaacttacgtcaaagtgtagcctacgtcgataggaactcggtaccgaagtcggaatcaaaatcaaacggacggattgatcgcacgattgaattcttgaatcaagaagcaAAGTTTTCCCCTGATTTCCCTTTTCTTTCCCCGGAAGaaatgcatgtgtatatatatatatatatacaacttccGCATGCACAAGGGCAAATGGCTCATCCTTGGCCaaccacgtctctcgctcgggcggacataagtttccgcccgggcgagtaactctcggccctcgcaattcaagcagtctcgctcgggcgagcacaaacttccgcccgagcgagtaactctcggccctctttcagaattccgtctcgctcgagcggacaaaaacttccgcccgggcgagacactttcggcccacctcttggctcttcctatttcttggtccgggttataatcgtgtccactaataattaataatctcagattaacatgatacaaaatcttgggcattacatttctccccccctaagatacgatttcgtcctcgaaatcacgagcatttcattcgtatcaataaggagtatatacaaacactgtataagaaatttacatcagtgaaataatgctgggaattcctgtctcatatctgattcagtctcccacgtggcttcttcaaccccatgacgagtccattgtactttcacaagaggaatcgtctttgttctgagctgtttttctttacgatcgataatccggatcggtttctcgacataactcaatgtctcatccagctcagtctcgtctggtcgaattacgtgagaatcatcagggagatatttccgcagcatcgatacatgaaagacatcatgtatctcagataatgaaggcggcaaagcaagtcgataggcacgatctcctatcttttcgagaatctcataaggacctacatatcgtggagacaatttccctttcttgccaaatctgctatcacctctgaaaggagaaatcttcaggaatactcggtctccagcctcaaataccaacggtcgtcgtctgatgttggcatacttggcttgtctgtcctgagctaccttcattttcttctgaatcaatttcactttctcggtcatatctctgatcatctcaggtccagtctcaggaacttcagagatatcatcccaatacagagtggatcgacatttctttccgtacaacgcttcgaatggtgccatctcaatactcgtctgatagctgttgttgtacgaaaactcacaaagaggcaatgcatcttgccaagtagtgctaaaatctagcaccactgctctcagcatatcttccagggtctggatagttcgctctgactgtccatcggtctgtggatgatatgcggtgctcaaatgtaacttcgtaccaagagcttgctgtaaactctgccagaagtgcgaagtaaatcgaggatcacgatctgaaacaatcgacttcggcactccgtgcaatctaaccacttccttgacataaatatcagccatctgatcatatcggtacgtcatcttgtatggaataaaacatgctgatttggtcaatcgatcaatcacgacccaaatcgcatcacaacctcgggaggatctcggcaactgtgtcacgaaatccatggaaatgtgatcccatttccattcaggaatggacaaactctgtaacaatcctcctggtttctttctttcagctttcacctgttggcaattcagacacttggctacaaattcggtcacatcagatttcatttgtttccaccaatactgtgtctttaaatcattatacatttttctgccaccaggatgaatactgaatcgactgttgtgcgctttctgacaatatctgtcgtctcaaatctgaaacattcggcacaaccaggcgattattcacatacaagacgttatcacgtacctgatactctgatcgatgtcctgctctaaccatcgatactgatttctgtacattctgatcacctcgctgagctgccttaattctcataatcagctctggttctacttgcaccgtataaagtcttaaCGGtccataatctgtttcaaattctaatccagacaaacagcagtcttctatcaaattcgatacaccaatcgtcgataaggatagtgcacatacctttcgactcagtgcatcagctgctgcattggacttccctggataatacttgatttcacaatcgaaatctttcaataaatccagccatcttcgctgtctcatattcaattctgattgcgaaaacagatatttcaagcttttatgatcagaataaatttcgaatttctcaccgtacagataatgtcgccatatcttcaatgcaaagactatggctgccaattcaagatcatgaattgggtaacgagtctcatgtggtttcaattgtctagagacataggcaatgacatgccctcgctgcatcagtatacatcccaaccctctgtgagatgcatcacaataaaccacaaagtcaccagtacctgaaggaatcgtcaacacaggcgcactggttaatcttttctttaattcaagaaaactggtctcacattcctcagaccaattaaacggggcatttttctgagtcaactgtgtaatcggtttggacaatactcgaaaaatcttgaataaatcgtcggtaatatcctgccaaacccataaaactgcgaatttccggcacagatgtaggtctcggccaagaaatcactgcctcaaccttactaggatcaactgatataccgtctcccgatataatgtgacccaaaaacacaacctgtttcagccaaaactcgcatttcgacagtttcgcatacaacttctcagttctcagaattctcaacaccgtcctcagatgattagcatgctccatcatattctttgaataaatcaatatatcatcaatgaatatgatcacaaaatcatctaagtatttctgaaagacgcggttcatcaatcccataaataccgctggtgcattcgtcaaaccaaaaggcatgacaataaactcataatgtccatacctcgttctgaatgctgtctttgagatatcagagtccttgactctcagttgatggtatccagatctcaagtcgatcttggaatacacagatgaaccttgcaactgatcaaacagatcatcaatacgaggcaaggggtatttattctttaccgttgccttgttcagttgcctatagtcgatacaaagtctcatcgacccgtctttctttctcacgaacagtactggagcaccccaaggagatacactcggtctgatatatcctttggccagtaaatcctccaactgttctttcaattctttcaactcgatcggtgccatcctgtaaggagctctcgaaatcggaactgttcctggcattagctcaatgctgaagtctatctctcgaatcggaggcaatcccggaatctcatctggaaagacatcagcaaactcgcacaccactggcaaatctgccaatgctgggctcgttttcagtaagtcaactgaatataccaggaatccatccgctcccttctgcaataatcgagtcatattcattgcagatattaaaggaattctcgctcgagaacccttaccataaaatttccactccttagccatctcaggtctgaatcgaacaatcttgtggaaacaatcgactgtagctcggtacttgatcaacatgtcgatgccgacaatgcaatcaaaatcagataaaccaagaaccatacagtctaaatcaatcgtatgcccatcgtactgcagtatacacgatttcacagattttACCGATATCAACCCTGTTCCTAACGgcgacgtgacagatactacagtagctaaggactcaacaggcaatgaatgcattaaagcaaatcgctcagacataaaagtatgtgatgcaccagtatcaatcagtacgtaagcaggataaccagaaataaaacagttacctgcaactacatcatcaggtgcatcctgtgcctgctcctcggtcaaagcaaaaactctggcctgctgtctcggaggctggctcacgatctggccccctcctggcctctgctgtgacagagtagacggtgctggctgaaaagtatgcacGACAGACGGTCGTCTACCTgtctgagccgctgatccagatgactcagcagcctgtgatccctgggcactcctctggggacacactcgagcaaagtgtccttgctgtctacagatacgacagctgccaactactcctcggcactgatctgtggaatgcctccctccacaagtaccacagtatggtcctgcatagctctggctctgaccggtctgtctagagccactcgaactggacgaggtagtccctgatttcttgaattgcttccctctagccttcaagaaatccttctttccgctaccgctgctgccaccttcaaatcgaggaggttgttgttgtcccggtgctggaagcacaaacgaagcctctttctgtctcatcaggcctgcctcggctcccttggctctattcagggcatcggtgaaattgttgggcctcccagtattcaccagcgtaaaaatctcaggatttaggccatttatgaactggtctgctacggcctcatcatgttcagctacgtggggagcaaatcggagcaatgtcgaaaacttagccacataatcctcaatgttcaactggccttgtttcaggtttgcaaactcggctcccttgtccttcctataagaaactggaaagaaccgtagataaaattcagtcttaaacacattccaggtaattgccgtacctcgctgttccaatgccctttttgtcgtaatccaccagtgtttagcaacgtcatgcaactggtgtattatcagtttcgccctcttttcctccgtatactccaaagagtcaaacagtgattcaatgtcgtccaaccaactttcacaatccacggagttctccgttcctttcaaagtcggtggatgaaatgactgaaaccgtttcagcaatttctccattgctgtaggtgtcacatccatgggaggattcgaggtactcccctgttctggcattctcctcagaggcatatctgataaccaaaagggttagcggttccaacaataatcctgtttcaagcctccctggatcatcttacagctgatccattccaataatacacaataccatatcaatagcagataagtcaggtaacatgtattaaagcggtaaacatgctagcaatcaaaagcaaggaaagaaaatctcattctaccccgctcactagctcctatctaaatctcaaggatctatcgctctgataccacctgttgtggggacccggacgctaatcaagttcttaatcataaatgggactaattaatcaattaaaaacagggtctaaatttttttttttttttttaaatgcggaacgtagtgaaatcaaaccatatatacatatcagtatatatatataaaataccagtcctgtatttcaacatttattcaaactagggtttaaaactaaagtcaagtgtttaaccctacatctagtccaagtccggtgccaccactctaatcacgatctagctcttcatctcctcgaccctgaacctgtcccacctgttgtcaagtacacatacagacaagacaacagccggataaaccggtgagaatatactcccagtataaatcaatgaaacatgcaatcatataaacaaatataaagcatgtaatcaggtaacatgaatatgtatcttaatccgaaacataaacaatactcgtagctacattatttaagactagactcaatcctagtctagggatcccggtttccagatgtggtattcctatatcgaattccgtaaaggagggaaccataatctctattactcgatataaccagtgccccggtattcctatatcgaattccgtaatagaagaattccaacccctttactcgatataaccaaatatgatgttcctatatcgaattccgtaatggattccattactcgatataaccatacatccagtgtcctgacctatccgtcatggactgtagctctatcgctagcatcctatcttgtgacatcgtgcaatgtgccgtggcgataccaacactatccggcacggtgtgtcacaagacagttcgactaatacctgtcatctaaatatcaagagcacaagtatattaatcaaataaatgcaaatatcaatgcaataaataaagtatgtgatttagggaaacccaagtccaagccgactcaagtccatctcccaataccacattgacttatacctttctttccagtctcggtttcccgctcagtcaaagtcctgaccTCAAGGcctgtctggtaatgacaatataaataatcttatgtcaatataccagtcaattccataataatctgatcaatctggatttaattcaaaatcaacggcataacggtacaattccaatatccccgtctataccaattcacccgataatagttacaatccataacccatatccaatacaatctataatcaatccataatccaaatcggtccggtatcaactgattattatcagaaaatcacaacaattccataatcagtctatttcttaatctgacttcgattctacgatgtctaacatatcaagaacaccatatatgagttccattcaattctgacaatagcataatttcaaagcatgtcaaaacgtagcaaaacttacgtcaaagtgtagcctacgtcgataggaactcggtaccgaagtcggaatcaaaatcaaacggacggattgatcgcacgattgaattcttgaatcaagaagcaAAGTTTTCCCCTGATTTCCCTTTTCATTCCTCGGAAGaaatgcatgtgtatatatatatatatacaacttccGCATGCACAAGGGCAAATGGCTCATCCTTGGCCaaccacgtctctcgctcgggcggacataagtttccgcccgggcgagtaactctcggccctcgcaattcaagcagtctcgctcgggcgagcacaaacttccgcccgagcgagtaactctcggccctctttcagaattccgtctcgctcgagtggacaaaaacttccgcccgggcgagacactttcggcccacctcttggctcttcctatttcttggtccgggttataatcgtgtccactaataattaataatctcagattaacatgatacaaaatcttgggcattacacttCGAACAATGGAACCCATGATATGGTTGGATTCATCAATCCGCTACaggtaattaaatttttttgcatTTTTCCATATGATTCGAATATGGTTGATTATATgtgtttttataatttttgaatttagATTCTTGCATATGAATGCATTCGTGGTATTGGGGAGCGTTTTGCGAAACAAAGAGAAG contains:
- the LOC140829773 gene encoding uncharacterized protein, with product MVAQNIWVNLQSQLSREKYFSCKLSVHSKYQKVSEFILDCLNEQDMDFMVENTQFGNLIKYVVDYNLSSQILWFMVMRQVYAKDDDEMWFVVNDRPVRFSRMEYALITGLDCSDNFPEEIVEVSDFCDKYFQGSDKVSVKEVEMKLKDLKSVDELLSIERVKMACLYFVCGVL